In Stegostoma tigrinum isolate sSteTig4 chromosome 12, sSteTig4.hap1, whole genome shotgun sequence, the following proteins share a genomic window:
- the sft2d2a gene encoding SFT2 domain containing 2a isoform X3: MLPRLVIERTSLGWGTRVKGFLACFVAGIICSILGVCFLWIPRRGLILFAVFYSIGNIASIGSTLFLMGPVKQIKKMFEPTRLVATIVMLVCLVCTLCSAFWWKKAALALIFCILQFFAMAWYSISYIPFARDAVIKCFTTCLA; this comes from the exons GTAATTGAGCGAACCTCCTTAGGATGGGGAACCAGAGTGAAAGGCTTTCTTGCCTGCTTTGTAGCAGGAATTATATGCTCTATATTG GGTGTCTGTTTTCTCTGGATTCCAAGACGTGGCTTAATACTTTTCGCTGTCTTTTATAGCATTGGAAACATAGCATCCATTGGTAG TACATTGTTTCTAATGGGACCtgtgaaacaaattaaaaaaatgTTCGAGCCTACTCGACTGGTTGCTACCATTGTGATGCTT GTTTGCCTGGTGTGTACATTATGTTCTGCCTTTTGG TGGAAGAAAGCAGCTCTTGCTTTAATATTTTGCATCTTGCAGTTCTTTGCTATGGCCTG GTATAGTATTTCATACATTCCATTTGCAAG AGATGCAGTGATAAAGTGCTTTACAACATGTTTGGCATGA